GTACTGGGTTTGTGCATGATTATTGTTGGAGCCGTTTCATCTTGTTGATAGAACGATCGGCTGATGTAGTCACCTTTTTCATGTACAGCTTCTTCAACAGAGGTAATATCATTCTATGAAATGATATTAATTCGTCAAAACAAGTCAAAATTTCACTTTTTTCACCCTAGTCACATAATATGTTTATTGCTATAATAGGATCAAATTTCAATTAATTTCCATATTGATGAAAAACGGGAAATTATGTCTCATGAAGTTAACCAATTAAGGAGAGGGGGAATGATGATATTGCATAATAATTTCTATTCGGGAATGATACATCTCAAAAATAACGAGTTCGAGCAGGCTCGTGAATTTTTCCAACAAATTGTGGATCTCGAACCTGATAACGCTGAGGCACATGCTTGGCTCGCAGCGACTTACGGGCGATTGCTGGAATTCGGAAGCATGCTGGATAAGATGGCTATTCTACCGATCTTCGAGCACGAAGTGGCTACTGCGTTAGAGTTGAATTCCGAACTTGTATTGGCTCGGCAAGTTAATGGTTTGAGGTTACTTCTTACGCCTACGGATTTCGGCGGTGATCCAGAAAAGGCGGTGCGGGAACTAGAATATGCCATAAAGAATGGCGTCTGTGAATGTGAAGTGTTCTATGCGCTTGGTTTAGCATATCTGGCAACGGAAGATGAGGTAAGAGCGGCTAATGCCTTCGCTCAAGCATTGGAGTGTGATCCGAAGCATGTTCCAACACAGCAACAGATCGAATTTCTACATAAAGAGCTCCCTCATCAATCTATTGAATATAGAAACATGAAGATACAGTAGGATAACATTACATAACAATAAAACCACCGCCCCATAGGGGACAGTGGTTTTTCGGTTGATTAAATATTATTTAGCGCTATCTAAGGCTTCTTGAGGTACTTTAATGTCTTTAACACCGTTATGGTTGCTTAATTTACTGCTCATGTCCATCACCATAGAGATCTTTTGACCTTCGATTTCCATTGCCATTTCCATCGCTACAATCGTGTCGACTGGGAAATATGTTTTCTTGTCAACAGAATAGGACATATTCATACTTTTGATGTCCATTTGCTCAAGGAGTTGAGCCGTCTGTGGGTCGCCTCCTGCGCTTTTTTCCAAGTAGCTCTTAGCGAGCTCTTTCACGTTGGCGCCTGATACGTTAGCTTTGAGCAAGTAAAAGTCACCTTCTTCAGTTACTTTTACTTCATCTATAATGGCATTGAATTGTTCGAATTGTTGTTCGGGGCTTCCTTGTGACTTCATTTGCTCTAATAGTGGAGCGGCAGATTCGTCGGGTAGCTTCACCCAAGTGCCACCGATAGAAGAGTAGATTCCGTCCGTTGTAATGTATTGTTTAATATCTTGTGCTGCATCTATACCTGGTGTAGTCATCTTAATTTCTTGATATACGGAAAGGGGTTCCTTAACCATATCCGTCTTCATCTTCATATTAACCTTTTGCTCTTGCTTTTGATCATTCATGCTCATGACCATGTTT
The nucleotide sequence above comes from Paenibacillus sp. IHBB 10380. Encoded proteins:
- a CDS encoding tetratricopeptide repeat protein — encoded protein: MMILHNNFYSGMIHLKNNEFEQAREFFQQIVDLEPDNAEAHAWLAATYGRLLEFGSMLDKMAILPIFEHEVATALELNSELVLARQVNGLRLLLTPTDFGGDPEKAVRELEYAIKNGVCECEVFYALGLAYLATEDEVRAANAFAQALECDPKHVPTQQQIEFLHKELPHQSIEYRNMKIQ
- a CDS encoding DUF6612 family protein, whose product is MKKWTAILLGALLVVSITACGEAKSDTPAASGTNTTAEAKPSEDTKVPTAKELIEKVTAAGAELKSFSMDSTIDQNMVMSMNDQKQEQKVNMKMKTDMVKEPLSVYQEIKMTTPGIDAAQDIKQYITTDGIYSSIGGTWVKLPDESAAPLLEQMKSQGSPEQQFEQFNAIIDEVKVTEEGDFYLLKANVSGANVKELAKSYLEKSAGGDPQTAQLLEQMDIKSMNMSYSVDKKTYFPVDTIVAMEMAMEIEGQKISMVMDMSSKLSNHNGVKDIKVPQEALDSAK